DNA from Candidatus Binatia bacterium:
CGAGATTGCGGGGATGCGGGACGTCGTGCGCGGTCGTCGCTCCCAGACCTTCGATACGCCGCTCTTCGCCGCGAAGCCCGACATGAACGTGATGCGCGAGGTCTGGGGCGAGATCGTGAAGACCGATCCGCGCGTACGACTGCAGGACCTCGAGGCGTACGGTGGCTGCGATTTGAGAAGTCGCCTGGCATCCATTGCGGTGCCAACCCGAGTGCTTCACGGAGAGCAGGATGGATACTGCGCCCGCGACTGTGGTGAGGAGATCGCCGCCGCGATTCCCGGCGCGCGCTTCGAAGTCGTGGCCGAAGCCGGTCACGTTGCGCAGCTCGAACAGCCGGAGCGGGTGAACGCGATCATCGAGGAGCTTCTCGGATGAGCCGCACCGAGATCGCGATCGCCGGCGCGTTCGAGCATCCGACGCGGTGGGCACCCGACAAGACCTCTTACCAGATCGCGGCCGAAGCGGCGCGGGGAGCCCTCGCCGAGGCAGGTCTGACCTTCGGCGACGTCGACGGCTACGCCTGCTCGGGTGTCGGTCCGATCGGCGTCCTCTCGATGTGCCACCATCTGAACCTTCAGCCGGATTGGCTCGATTCGACCTCCATCGGCGGATCGTCCTTTGTGGCCCAGGTTCTGAACGCGGCCGCCGCGATCCGTGACGGGCTGTGCACCACCGTCTTGATCACGTACGGCAGCACGGCGGCATCGGACCGGTTCGCCGTCGGCACGGGCGGCGGAACGGCCGGGGACCCGCCGGATGCGTTCGAGGGGGTTTACGGACCGACCGTCGTCGGCGCCTATGGGATGGTCGCCCAGCGGCACATGCATCAGTACGGAACGACGAGCGAGCAGCTCGCGGAGATCGCGGTCACGATGCGCCGGCACGCCGGCCTGAATCCGAACGCGAAGTACCGCGATCCGATCACGGTCGAAGACGTGCTCGCGTCGCGGATCATCTCGTCACCGCTTCATCTTCTGGACTGTTGTGTGATCTCGGACGGCGGTGGTGCCCTTGTCGTGACTTCGGAGGAGCGGGCCAAGGATCTCGCGACCCGACCGGTGCGCGTCCTCGGGGGCGGGATCGCCGCGCGTCACTCCGGCATCGGTGAGCGCGACATCACCGACATCGCCGCGCGGCAATCCGGAAAGCGCGCATTCGAGCGCGCGGGAGTCGGGCGCGACGACATCGATCTTTGCATGATCTACGACTCGTTCACGATCACCGTCCTCTCGACGCTCGAGAACCTCGGCTTCTGCGAGGCCGGGGAGGGGGGCGCCTTCGTGCAGGGAGGGCGAATCGGTCTCGGTGGCGCATTGCCGTTGAATCTCGATGGGGGCGGGCTCTCGTCGAACCATCCGGGGATGCGCGGCATGTTCCTCGTCATCGAAGCGGCGAAGCAGCTCCGCGGGGAGTGTGGCGAGCGGCAGGTCGAGAACGCCGAGGTCGCGCTTTGTCACGGAACGGGTGGCTACCTCGGTATCCAACACAGCGGCGCGACGCTGATCCTGGGAGGGGCGTGACATGGCAGATCGCCGTCCTGGAAAGCCGGTTCCACGAGCCGACGAGGAATCCAAGGGATACTGGGAAGCGTGCCGGCGACATG
Protein-coding regions in this window:
- a CDS encoding acetyl-CoA acetyltransferase yields the protein MSRTEIAIAGAFEHPTRWAPDKTSYQIAAEAARGALAEAGLTFGDVDGYACSGVGPIGVLSMCHHLNLQPDWLDSTSIGGSSFVAQVLNAAAAIRDGLCTTVLITYGSTAASDRFAVGTGGGTAGDPPDAFEGVYGPTVVGAYGMVAQRHMHQYGTTSEQLAEIAVTMRRHAGLNPNAKYRDPITVEDVLASRIISSPLHLLDCCVISDGGGALVVTSEERAKDLATRPVRVLGGGIAARHSGIGERDITDIAARQSGKRAFERAGVGRDDIDLCMIYDSFTITVLSTLENLGFCEAGEGGAFVQGGRIGLGGALPLNLDGGGLSSNHPGMRGMFLVIEAAKQLRGECGERQVENAEVALCHGTGGYLGIQHSGATLILGGA